From the Chitinolyticbacter meiyuanensis genome, one window contains:
- a CDS encoding MgtC/SapB family protein: protein MKNRLLVSSSSSSVVDYSAMEVQMDILGWSQLGMLGEVGLAMVLGGLVGWEREAAAKPAGLRTQMLVAGAAALFVSLADVLLARYYGHTHAEMVRSDPIRVLEAIVTGVSFLGAGTIFRISSAATEGEQVKGLTTAASLLMSAGIGVAVGLAQFVLAIGIVVLNLVVLFGLRRLERRFSPRRHGKSGDD from the coding sequence GTGAAAAATCGCCTGCTCGTTTCGTCGTCCTCAAGCTCTGTCGTGGATTACAGCGCGATGGAGGTGCAGATGGACATACTGGGATGGTCCCAACTGGGCATGCTGGGCGAAGTGGGGCTGGCGATGGTCTTGGGGGGCTTGGTTGGCTGGGAGCGGGAAGCGGCTGCCAAGCCAGCGGGCTTGCGTACACAAATGCTGGTGGCCGGCGCTGCAGCGCTGTTTGTCAGCTTGGCCGATGTACTGTTGGCACGGTATTACGGCCATACCCACGCGGAGATGGTGCGCTCGGACCCGATCCGTGTGCTGGAGGCCATCGTGACCGGGGTGAGCTTCCTGGGCGCCGGCACAATCTTCCGGATTTCTTCGGCAGCCACCGAGGGTGAGCAGGTCAAGGGGCTGACCACGGCGGCATCGCTGCTGATGTCGGCCGGTATCGGCGTGGCCGTTGGGCTTGCGCAGTTCGTGCTGGCGATCGGGATTGTTGTGCTCAACCTGGTGGTGTTGTTCGGGCTGCGTCGGCTCGAGCGGCGTTTCAGTCCCCGGCGGCATGGCAAATCTGGAGATGATTAG
- a CDS encoding SDR family oxidoreductase translates to MNQPATATLPPQHQDQQPGIEAQMQPPPESEMAAYRGSGKLEGEVALVTGGDSGIGRAVAVAFAKEGADVAVVYLAEDEDAAKTRQLITDCGRRCILIKGDIADEAFCGEAVALTISELKGLDILVNNAGEQHPQSSIEDISSSQLLRTFQTNVFAMFHLVRAALPHLKGGGRIINTTSVTAYRGHEKLLDYSATKGAVVSFTRSLAKALIDDEIRVNAVAPGPVWTPLIPSTFSAEEVKKFGSHAPMKRPGQPDEIAPAYVFLASADSSFMAGQVLHPNGGEVVNG, encoded by the coding sequence ATGAATCAACCCGCCACCGCCACCCTTCCCCCGCAACACCAGGATCAGCAGCCTGGTATCGAGGCGCAGATGCAGCCGCCGCCGGAATCGGAGATGGCAGCGTACCGCGGCAGCGGTAAGCTCGAAGGCGAAGTGGCACTGGTGACCGGCGGCGACAGCGGCATCGGTCGCGCGGTGGCCGTGGCATTCGCCAAGGAAGGCGCCGACGTCGCCGTGGTCTACCTCGCCGAGGATGAAGATGCCGCCAAGACCCGCCAGCTGATCACCGACTGCGGCCGGCGCTGCATCCTGATCAAGGGCGACATCGCCGACGAGGCGTTCTGTGGGGAAGCGGTGGCGCTGACCATCTCGGAGCTCAAAGGGCTCGACATCCTGGTGAACAATGCCGGCGAGCAACATCCGCAGTCCTCGATCGAGGACATCAGCAGCAGCCAGCTCTTGCGCACCTTCCAGACCAACGTCTTCGCCATGTTCCACTTGGTGCGCGCGGCGCTGCCGCACTTGAAGGGCGGGGGGCGCATCATCAACACCACCTCGGTGACCGCATACCGCGGCCATGAAAAGCTGCTCGATTACTCGGCCACCAAGGGCGCGGTGGTGTCGTTCACCCGTTCACTTGCCAAGGCACTGATCGACGACGAGATCCGGGTGAATGCCGTTGCGCCCGGTCCGGTCTGGACACCGCTGATCCCCTCGACCTTCAGCGCCGAGGAAGTAAAAAAGTTCGGCAGCCACGCCCCGATGAAGCGCCCCGGCCAACCCGACGAGATCGCCCCGGCCTATGTGTTCCTCGCCAGTGCCGATTCAAGCTTCATGGCCGGCCAAGTGCTGCATCCGAATGGTGGTGAAGTGGTAAACGGGTGA